The following proteins come from a genomic window of Geothrix edaphica:
- the tsaB gene encoding tRNA (adenosine(37)-N6)-threonylcarbamoyltransferase complex dimerization subunit type 1 TsaB, with the protein MLLALDTTTEILHLALIRGERAWARRVLSGVGRGHSERLIPTLDELMAEAGARPADLTGVAACLGPGGFTSLRIGVATAEGFGLTGLPTWGFSAFALRAEALRRTGVAGPFWILLDGQRSEAFHQRWTDDGPTEPAAKHPLATLPERVGAEPWWAPEAFAPKVEALLPAAQRIPLADEGEATLAGLATLARRVSQGPPEAPLVPFYLRETDAEVNFPHAAAHLPEALRKGVAR; encoded by the coding sequence ATGCTCCTCGCCCTCGACACCACCACGGAGATCCTGCACCTGGCGCTGATCCGGGGCGAGCGGGCGTGGGCGCGGCGGGTGCTGTCGGGCGTGGGGCGGGGGCACAGCGAGCGCCTGATCCCCACCCTGGACGAGCTCATGGCCGAGGCGGGCGCGCGGCCCGCGGACCTGACCGGCGTGGCCGCCTGCCTGGGGCCCGGGGGTTTCACCAGCCTGCGCATCGGCGTGGCCACGGCCGAGGGCTTCGGCCTCACGGGCCTGCCCACCTGGGGCTTCTCCGCCTTCGCCCTGCGGGCCGAGGCGCTGCGCCGGACGGGTGTGGCCGGACCCTTCTGGATCCTCCTGGACGGCCAGCGCAGCGAGGCCTTCCACCAGCGCTGGACCGACGACGGTCCCACGGAACCCGCCGCCAAGCACCCCCTGGCCACGCTGCCGGAGCGAGTGGGCGCCGAGCCCTGGTGGGCCCCGGAGGCCTTCGCCCCCAAGGTGGAGGCCCTGCTGCCCGCGGCCCAGCGCATCCCCCTGGCGGACGAGGGCGAGGCCACCCTGGCGGGCCTGGCGACCCTGGCGCGGCGGGTCTCCCAGGGGCCTCCCGAGGCGCCCCTGGTGCCCTTCTACCTGCGGGAGACCGATGCGGAAGTGAACTTCCCCCACGCCGCCGCCCACCTGCCCGAGGCCCTGCGGAAGGGCGTGGCGCGATGA
- the dprA gene encoding DNA-processing protein DprA, producing MDLALWALAFTVLDWPERWKAEAWEALQAGVEPSLTATQADTLAHLADDLPRRRQEAQDQGARLLLPGDPGVDTLQAPLPYPVALWVRGTLPPPSSSGARRIAIVGSRVASRRGRERTRAWAKALTEAGVAVISGLARGIDGAAHTGALEAESGLAATWGVMGSGLDHPYPPEHRDLMDRMVAAGGGVITPFPPEAPPRKWHFPRRNWLLAAWSDGVLVTEARLKSGSLVTARLALDLGRELWVCPGAPEDPSAEGPNALLREGAARICLSPADLLEDLGPTPVT from the coding sequence ATGGACCTCGCCCTCTGGGCCCTCGCCTTCACCGTGCTGGACTGGCCGGAACGCTGGAAGGCCGAGGCCTGGGAGGCCCTCCAGGCCGGGGTCGAGCCCAGCCTGACCGCCACGCAGGCCGACACCCTGGCCCACCTGGCGGACGACCTGCCCCGCCGCCGCCAGGAGGCCCAGGACCAGGGCGCCCGCCTGCTGCTGCCGGGGGATCCGGGCGTGGACACCCTCCAGGCGCCCCTGCCCTACCCCGTGGCCCTGTGGGTGCGGGGGACGCTGCCGCCGCCCTCCTCGAGCGGGGCCCGGCGCATCGCCATCGTGGGCAGCCGCGTGGCCAGTCGCCGCGGGCGGGAGCGCACGCGGGCCTGGGCGAAGGCACTCACAGAGGCGGGCGTGGCCGTGATCTCGGGCCTGGCCCGGGGCATCGACGGGGCCGCCCACACGGGGGCCCTCGAAGCCGAGTCGGGCCTGGCCGCCACCTGGGGCGTCATGGGCTCGGGCCTGGACCACCCCTACCCGCCGGAGCACCGCGACCTCATGGACCGCATGGTGGCGGCCGGGGGCGGGGTCATCACCCCCTTCCCGCCCGAGGCCCCGCCCCGGAAATGGCACTTCCCCCGGCGCAACTGGCTGCTGGCGGCCTGGTCGGACGGCGTCCTGGTCACCGAGGCCCGCCTGAAGTCCGGCTCCCTGGTCACCGCCCGCCTCGCCCTCGACCTGGGCCGGGAGCTCTGGGTCTGCCCCGGGGCGCCGGAAGATCCTTCCGCCGAGGGCCCCAATGCCTTGCTAAGGGAAGGCGCCGCACGCATTTGCCTATCGCCTGCCGACCTCCTGGAGGACCTCGGCCCCACCCCAGTCACTTGA
- the rpmB gene encoding 50S ribosomal protein L28 → MSRQCEVCGKKPQFGNNVSHSNNVTKRRWNPNIQRVRALVGGAPKRLRVCTSCIQAGKVLKAV, encoded by the coding sequence ATGTCCCGTCAGTGCGAAGTCTGTGGCAAGAAGCCCCAGTTCGGGAACAACGTCTCCCATTCCAACAACGTCACCAAGCGCCGCTGGAACCCGAACATCCAGCGCGTGCGCGCCCTGGTGGGCGGCGCCCCCAAGCGCCTGCGCGTCTGCACCTCCTGCATCCAGGCCGGCAAGGTCCTGAAGGCGGTCTAA
- a CDS encoding GNAT family N-acetyltransferase — protein sequence MRRRPEVEVLRLAEAAPLPEWVSRLDRLAFGAAWTSLAPHEALWVIPELAFARWSRVPAAGEAELLRIAVAPEARGQGLGLVLLEACQRDLAGEGLVHLFLEVRPSNDHAIRLYEACGWETCGRRHRYYTDGEDALLFQRMG from the coding sequence ATGAGAAGGCGCCCGGAGGTGGAGGTGCTGAGGCTGGCGGAGGCGGCGCCCCTGCCGGAGTGGGTCTCGCGGCTGGACCGGCTGGCCTTCGGCGCGGCCTGGACCAGCCTGGCCCCCCACGAGGCCCTGTGGGTCATTCCCGAGCTGGCCTTCGCCCGGTGGTCCCGGGTGCCCGCGGCCGGGGAGGCGGAGCTGCTGCGCATCGCCGTGGCACCGGAGGCCCGGGGGCAGGGCCTGGGCCTTGTCCTGTTGGAGGCCTGCCAGCGCGACCTGGCCGGGGAGGGCCTGGTCCATCTCTTCCTGGAGGTGCGGCCCTCCAACGACCATGCCATCCGCCTCTACGAAGCCTGCGGCTGGGAGACCTGCGGCCGCCGCCACCGGTACTACACCGACGGCGAGGACGCGCTGCTGTTC